Proteins co-encoded in one Cricetulus griseus strain 17A/GY chromosome 1 unlocalized genomic scaffold, alternate assembly CriGri-PICRH-1.0 chr1_1, whole genome shotgun sequence genomic window:
- the Carmil3 gene encoding capping protein, Arp2/3 and myosin-I linker protein 3 isoform X6, with the protein MAKASMELTRELQDSIRRCLSQGAVLQQHRVKLETKPKKFEDRVLALTSWRLHLFPLKVPAKVESSFNVLEIRAFNTLSQNQILVETERGMVSMRLPSAESVDQVTRHVSSALSKVCPGPGCLIRRGNADTPEGPRDTSPNSETSTSTTHSVCGGFSETYAALCDYNGLHCREEVQWDVDTIYHAEDNREFNLLDFSHLESRDLALMVAALAYNQWFTKLSCKDLRLGSEVLEQVLHTLSKSGSLEELVLDNAGLKTDFVQKLAGVFGENGSCVLHALTLSHNPIEDKGFLSLSQQLLCFPTGLTKLCLAKTAISPRGLQALGQTFGANPAFASSLRYLDLSKNPGLLATDEANALYSFLAQPNALVHLDLSGTDCAVDLLLGALLHGCCSHLTYLNLARNSCSHRKGREAPPAFKQFFSSAYTLSHVNLSATRLPLEALRALLQGLSLNSHLSDLHLDLSSCELRSAGAQALQEQLGAVTCIGSLDLSDNGFDSDLLTLVPALGKNKSLKHLFLGKNFNVKAKTLEEILHKLVQLIQEEDCSLQSLSVADSRLKLRTSILINALGSNTCLAKVDLSGNGMEDIGAKMLSKALQINSSLRTILWDRNNTSALGFLDIARALESNHTLRFMSFPVSDISQAYRSAPERTEDVWQKIQWCLVRNNHSQTCPQEQAFRLQQGLVTSSAEQMLQRLCGRVQEEVRALRLCPLEPVQDELLYARDLIKDAKNSRALFPSLYELGHVLANDGPVRQRLESVASEVSKAVDKELQVILESMVSLTQELCPVAMRVAEGHNKMLSNVAERVTVPRNFIRGALLEQAGQDIQNKLDEVKLSVVTYLTNSIVDEILQELYHSHKSLARHLTQLRTLSDPPGGASQGQDPSSRGRGRNHDQEETDDELGTNIDTMAIKKQKRCRKIRPVSAFISGSPQDMESQLGSLGIPPGWFSGLGGSQPTAGGSWEGLSELPTHGYKLRHQTQGRPRPPRTTPPGPGRPNVPVPGPRQENGMATRLDEGLEDFFSRRVMDESSSYPRTLRTMRPGLSEPPLPPLQKKRRRGLFHFRRPRSFKGDRGPGSPTAGLLLPPPPPPPPTQESPPSPDPPSLGNNSSPCWSPEEESSLLPGFGGARGSALCKKMGTERLEPGDGPPAPGTMQQPRVHGVALPGLGRTKGWSFDGKREGTGPDQEDSTQAWQKRRSSDDAGPGAWKPPPPPQSSKPSFSAMRRAEATWHIAEESAPNHSCQSPSPASQDGEEEKEGALFPERAVPARNAKDPPIGPRPPKPVAVPRGRRAPQAPGGREEPETGSATPGVNKPRLRLGSQQDQEEPEVQGPSDLGRRTAPLKPKRTRRAQSCDKLEPDRRRPPDPTGACAGTSEPGTD; encoded by the exons ATGGCCAAGGCCAGCATGGAGCTCACCCGCGAGCTGCAAG acagcatccgGAGGTGCCTGAGCCAGGGGGCTGTGCTCCAGCAGCATCGTGTGAAACTGGAGACAAAACCCAAGAAGTTTGAGGACCGAGTGCTG GCCCTGACCTCCTGGCGCCTCCACCTTTTTCCCCTTAAAGTTCCTGCCAAG GTGGAGAGCTCATTCAATGTCCTGGAGATCCGTGCCTTCAACACACTCAGTCAAAACCAA ATCCTGGTGGAGACTGAGCGTGGCATGGTGAGCATGCGGCTGCCGTCAGCTGAGAGCGTGGACCAGGTGACACGGCATGTGAGCTCTGCCCTCTCCAAGGTCTGCCCTGGCCCTGG GTGTTTGATCCGGCGTGGAAATGCGGACACCCCAGAGGGGCCCCGAGACACATCTCCCAACTCTGAGACTTCCACGTCTACCACTCACAGTGTGTGTG GTGGCTTCTCCGAGACCTATGCTGCCCTATGTGACTACAATGGACTACACTGCCGTGAGGAGGTGCAATGG GATGTGGACACCATCTACCATGCTGAGGATAACCGAGAGTTCAATCTTTTGGATTTCAGCCACTTGGAGAGCCG AGATCTGGCCCTAATGGTGGCAGCCCTGGCCTATAACCAGTGGTTCACCAAACTCTCCTGCAAAGACTTGAGACTG GGCTCAGAAGTGCTAGAACAGGTGCTACATACCCTCAGCAAGTCGGGGAGCCTCGAAGAGCTGGTGCTGGACAATGCTGGGCTAAAGAC GGACTTTGTCCAGAAGCTGGCCGGGGTGTTTGGGGAGAACGGGAGCTGTGTGCTGCATGCCCTCACTCTGTCCCACAACCCCATCGAGGACAAGG gtttCCTCAGTCTGAGCCAGCAGCTCCTCTGCTTCCCTACTGGCCTCACCAAACTGTGCCTGGCCAAGACTGCCATTTCTCCTCGAG GGCTCCAGGCACTGGGCCAGACTTTTGGGGCCAACCCAGCCTTTGCCAGCTCCCTTCGATACCTGGACCTGAGCAAGAACCCTGGGCTGCTTGCCACAGATGAGGCCAAT GCTCTCTATAGTTTCCTGGCCCAGCCCAACGCCTTGGTACACCTGGATCTGTCAGGCACTGACTGTGCTGTTGACTTG CTTCTGGGCGCCCTACTTCATGGCTGCTGCTCCCACCTCACCTACCTCAATCTGGCTCGAAACAGCTGCTCCCACag GAAGGGCCGGGAGGCCCCGCCAGCCTTCAAGCAATTTTTCAGCAGCGCCTACACCCTGAGCCATGTCAACCTGTCAGCCACAAGGCTGCCCCTGGAGGCCCTCAG GGCACTGCTTCAGGGCCTCTCCCTCAACAGTCACCTCAGCGATCTGCACCTGGACCTTAGCAGCTGTGAG CTCCGCTCAGCAGGAGCCCAGGCCTTGCAGGAGCAGCTGGGGGCTGTCACCTGTATAGGCAGCCTAGATCTGTCTGACAATG GATTTGACTCAGACCTCCTGACACTGGTGCCTGCACTTGGCAAGAACAAGTCCCTCAAGCACCTGTTCCTAGGAAAGAACTTCAATGTCAAGGCCAA GACCCTGGAAGAGATCCTTCATAAGCTGGTGCAGTTGATCCAGGAAGAGGACTGT TCCCTGCAGTCGTTATCCGTGGCAGACTCCAGGCTGAAGCTTCGCACAAGCATCCTGATCAATGCCTTGGGCAGCAACACCTGCCTGGCCAAGGTGGATCTGAGTGGCAACGGCATGGAAGACATCGGGGCCAAGATGCTATCGAAGGCACTGCAGATAAACTCTTCCCTCAG AACTATCCTATGGGACCGGAACAACACATCTGCTTTGGGCTTCCTGGACATTGCAAGGGCCCTGGAGAG TAACCACACACTGCGTTTCATGTCCTTCCCTGTGAGTGACATCTCTCAAGCCTACCGCAGTGCCCCTGAGCGTACAGAGGATGTGTGGCAGAAG ATCCAGTGGTGCCTGGTGAGAAACAACCACTCCCAGACATGCCCCCAGGAGCAAGCCTTCAGGCTGCAGCAGGGCCTGGTGACCAGCAGCGCCGAGCAA ATGCTGCAGCGGCTGTGTGGACGAGTGCAGGAGGAGGTCCGGGCCCTGAGACTGTGTCCCCTGGAACCTGTACAAGATGAGCTGCTCTATGCCCGGGACCTCATCAAGGACGCCAAGAACTCCCGGGCG CTGTTTCCCAGCCTCTATGAGCTGGGCCACGTACTGGCCAATGATGGGCCGGTGCGGCAGAGACTGGAGTCCGTAGCCAGTGAGGTATCCAAAGCTGTGGACAAGGAGCTTCAG GTGATTCTGGAGTCCATGGTCAGCCTAACACAGGAGTTATGCCCTGTAGCCATGCGGGTAGCAGAAGGGCACAACAAGATGCTGAGCAATGTGGCAGAACGAGTCACTGTGCCCCGGAACTTCATCCGAGGAGCGCTGCTGGAGCAGGCGGGACAAGACATTCAGAACAAGCTGGA TGAGGTGAAGCTCTCGGTTGTCACCTACCTGACCAACTCCATAGTGGATGAGATCCTGCAGGAGCTGTACCACTCACACAAGAGCCTG GCCCGGCATCTGACCCAGCTAAGAACACTGTCAGACCcaccaggaggagcaagccaagGGCAAGATCCTTcttctcgaggcagaggcaggaaccatgACCAGGAGGAAACAGACGATGAACTTGGGACCAACATT GACACTATGGCCATCAAAAAGCAGAAACGCTGCCGGAAGATCCGGCCAGTGTCTGCCTTCATCA GTGGGAGCCCTCAGGACATGGAAAGCCAGCTGGGAAGCCTGGGCATCCCTCCTGGCTGGTTCTCTGGACTGGGAGGCAGCCAGCCCACAGCAGGTGGCTCCTGGGAAGGTCTATCCGAGCTACCTACTCACGGCTATAAACTAAGACATCAAACACAAGGGAGACCTCGGCCTCCCAGGACCACCCCACCAGGACCTGGTCGGCCCAAT GTACCGGTACCTGGGCCCCGTCAGGAGAATGGGATGGCCACCCGCCTAGACGAGGGCCTAGAGGACTTCTTCAGCAGAAGAGTCATGGATGAAAGCTCCAG CTACCCCCGGACTCTAAGAACCATGCGGCCTGGCCTCTCGGAGCCACCACTGCCTCCACTCCAGAAGAAGAGGCGAAGAGGCCTGTTTCACTTCCGCCGGCCCCGGAGCTTCAAGGGGGACAGGGGACCAGGGTCCCCCACAGCTGgactcctccttcctccaccgcCACCTCCACCCCCAACTCAGGAGAGCCCTCCCAGCCCAGACCCCCCAAGCCTTGGCAATAACTCATCTCCTTGTTGGAGCCCAGAGGAGGAGAGCAGCCTTCTTCCTGGATTTGGAGGGGCCCGGGGATCTGCCCTCTGCAAGAAGATG GGCACAGAGAGGTTGGAGCCAGGGGACGGACCGCCAGCCCCTGGGACAATGCAGCAACCAAGGGTACATGGTGTTGCCCTTCCTGGCTTAGGAAGAACCAAAGGCTGGAGTTTTGATGGAAAACGAGAG GGCACAGGTCCAGACCAGGAGGACAGCACCCAGGCTTGGCAGAAGAGGCGCTCTTCGGATGATGCAG gGCCTGGAGCCTGGAAGCCACCGCCACCCCCACAAAGCTCCAAGCCAAGCTTCAGCGCCATGCGCCGGGCAGAGGCCACATGGCACATAG CTGAGGAGAGTGCCCCCAACCACAGCTGCCAAAGCCCTAGCCCAGCTTCTCAagatggagaagaagaaaaggagggagccTTATTCCCAGAGAGGGCGGTCCCAGCTAGGAATGCCAAG GACCCTCCCATAGGTCCACGTCCCCCCAAGCCAGTGGCTGTGCCCAGGGGCCGTAGGGCCCCCCAGGcgccaggaggcagagaagagccTGAGACTGGCAGTGCTACCCCAGGAGTCAACAAGCCCCGGCTGAGACTGGGCTCACAACAAGACCAGGAGGAGCCGGAAGTACAAG GACCCTCTGATCTGGGCCGGCGAACAGCCCCCCTGAAACCCAAGAGGACAAGGCGAGCACAGTCCTGTGACAAACTGGAACCTGATCGAAGACGGCCGCCTGACCCTACAGGTGCCTGTG CAGGAACCAGTGAACCAGGAACAGACTGA